Proteins from a genomic interval of Lolium perenne isolate Kyuss_39 chromosome 1, Kyuss_2.0, whole genome shotgun sequence:
- the LOC127328500 gene encoding lectin beta-1 and beta-2 chains-like: MRPTGKARADAAWLGLRSSEQQTPPTSPKAHANATACIILAACFFFLPSFLANHVAAASPPLSFSFDFTNTSKYRLQDLRFEGDAALNGKLVDLTRNPTADYCSGRMSFNHPVQFYDNTTGEVASFSTTFTFAMNMPNTTIKGDRMSFFISGYPSRLPPESYGSVLGLTNSSTNISSGADRFLAVEFDTYANAWDPTGSPDHMGIDLFHHFGEHNEVAEV; the protein is encoded by the coding sequence CACCTCCAACTTCACCTAAGGCGCATGCAAATGCAACTGCATGCATCATCCTTGCCgcctgcttcttcttcctcccctcCTTCCTGGCCAACCATGTTGCCGCCGCCTCGCCGCCGCTttccttcagctttgacttcacaaACACCTCCAAATACCGTCTACAAGATCTCCGGTTCGAGGGCGATGCCGCCTTGAACGGCAAATTGGTTGACCTCACCCGCAACCCCACCGCAGACTACTGCAGCGGACGAATGTCGTTCAACCACCCGGTGCAGTTCTACGACAACACCACAGGCGAGGTGGCCAGCTTCAGCACCACCTtcacctttgccatgaacatgccCAACACAACCATAAAGGGGGACCgtatgagcttcttcatctctggcTACCCCTCAAGATTACCACCGGAATCGTATGGTAGTGTCCTTGGCCTCACAAACAGCAGCACAAACATCTCTTCCGGAGCTGACCGGTTCCTCGCCGTTGAGTTCGACACCTATGCCAATGCATGGGATCCCACGGGATCACCCGACCACATGGGCATCGACCTCTTCCATCACTTCGGTGAGCATAACGAGGTTGCCGAGGTATAG